The Zootoca vivipara chromosome 4, rZooViv1.1, whole genome shotgun sequence genome has a segment encoding these proteins:
- the CXADR gene encoding coxsackievirus and adenovirus receptor isoform X1, which translates to MESPLLARLLWSLLFLCADLTEGVTITSTEQTMVTKALGEKVALLCQFTLAAGDEGLLDIEWVVLEPKKEQPVIMFSQNTVYDKYHMAGRVQFVNQNPADGDASIDILNLQPADTGTYQCKVKKVPDMQTHRVQLMVLEKPQKTKCYVEGSQEIGTDVTLKCNSQGGTPIISYHWGKMSKEGLPDRSSLNSDTGDLLIKNASRASSGTYKCVASNRVGADECSLVLNVTPPVNRAGTIAGAVIGTLLGLSLLAFIIFCCCKKQREKKYEKEVQHDIREDVPPPKSRGSTARSYIGSNRSSLGSMSPSNMDGYAKTQYNKVPSEDFERTPPQNPNFQPPKVAAPNLSRMGAIPVMIPAQSKDGSIV; encoded by the exons ATCTCACTGAGGGCGTAACAATAACATCAACTGAACAGACGATGGTAACAAAGGCTCTAGGAGAGAAGGTTGCTTTGCTCTGCCAGTTTACTCTTGCAGCAGGAGATGAAGGACTACTTGACATTGAATGGGTTGTCTTGGAGCCAAAAAAGGAGCAACCA GTAATTATGTTCAGTCAGAACACGGTTTATGACAAGTATCATATGGCTGGGCGGGTACAGTTTGTTAATCAGAACCCAGCTGATGGAGATGCAAGTATTGATATCCTGAACTTACAGCCAGCTGATACTGGCACGTACCAGTGTAAAGTGAAGAAGGTTCCTGATATGCAGACCCATAGAGTTCAGCTGATGGTACTTG AAAAACCCCAAAAGACCAAATGCTATGTCGAAGGATCGCAAGAGATTGGAACTGATGTTACTCTGAAATGTAACTCCCAAGGAGGAACTCCGATTATAAGCTACCACTGGGGGAAGATGAGTAAAGAAGGACTTCCGGACAGATCATCACTGA attCAGATACAGGTGATCTTTTGATTAAAAATGCTTCTCGGGCTTCCTCTGGCACATACAAATGTGTAGCTTCCAACAGAGTTGGTGCAGATGAGTGTTCTCTTGTGCTGAATGTCACCCCTC cGGTGAATAGAGCTGGAACCATTGCTGGAGCTGTAATAGGGACTCTTTTGGGTCTCTCTTTACTAGCTTTTATAATCTTCTGTTGCTGCAAGAAacaaagagagaagaaatacGAAAAAGAAGTGCAACATGATATAAG AGAGGATGTTCCTCCTCCGAAGAGTCGTGGTTCAACAGCCCGAAGCTATATAGGGAGTAATCGCTCTTCTTTGGGTTCAATGTCTCCTTCCAATATGGATGGATATGCCAAGACTCAATACAACAAAGTACCAAGTGAAGACTTTGAGCGTACTCCTCCTCAGAATCCAAATTTTCAACCACCAAAGGTAGCAGCACCTAATCTAAGTAGAATGGGAGCAATTCCTGTGATGATTCCAGCACAAAGCAAAGATGGTTCCATAGTATAG
- the CXADR gene encoding coxsackievirus and adenovirus receptor isoform X2, with translation MESPLLARLLWSLLFLCADLTEGVTITSTEQTMVTKALGEKVALLCQFTLAAGDEGLLDIEWVVLEPKKEQPVIMFSQNTVYDKYHMAGRVQFVNQNPADGDASIDILNLQPADTGTYQCKVKKVPDMQTHRVQLMVLEKPQKTKCYVEGSQEIGTDVTLKCNSQGGTPIISYHWGKMSKEGLPDRSSLNSDTGDLLIKNASRASSGTYKCVASNRVGADECSLVLNVTPPVNRAGTIAGAVIGTLLGLSLLAFIIFCCCKKQREKKYEKEVQHDIREDVPPPKSRGSTARSYIGSNRSSLGSMSPSNMDGYAKTQYNKVPSEDFERTPPQNPNFQPPKYGHACRMGDITVV, from the exons ATCTCACTGAGGGCGTAACAATAACATCAACTGAACAGACGATGGTAACAAAGGCTCTAGGAGAGAAGGTTGCTTTGCTCTGCCAGTTTACTCTTGCAGCAGGAGATGAAGGACTACTTGACATTGAATGGGTTGTCTTGGAGCCAAAAAAGGAGCAACCA GTAATTATGTTCAGTCAGAACACGGTTTATGACAAGTATCATATGGCTGGGCGGGTACAGTTTGTTAATCAGAACCCAGCTGATGGAGATGCAAGTATTGATATCCTGAACTTACAGCCAGCTGATACTGGCACGTACCAGTGTAAAGTGAAGAAGGTTCCTGATATGCAGACCCATAGAGTTCAGCTGATGGTACTTG AAAAACCCCAAAAGACCAAATGCTATGTCGAAGGATCGCAAGAGATTGGAACTGATGTTACTCTGAAATGTAACTCCCAAGGAGGAACTCCGATTATAAGCTACCACTGGGGGAAGATGAGTAAAGAAGGACTTCCGGACAGATCATCACTGA attCAGATACAGGTGATCTTTTGATTAAAAATGCTTCTCGGGCTTCCTCTGGCACATACAAATGTGTAGCTTCCAACAGAGTTGGTGCAGATGAGTGTTCTCTTGTGCTGAATGTCACCCCTC cGGTGAATAGAGCTGGAACCATTGCTGGAGCTGTAATAGGGACTCTTTTGGGTCTCTCTTTACTAGCTTTTATAATCTTCTGTTGCTGCAAGAAacaaagagagaagaaatacGAAAAAGAAGTGCAACATGATATAAG AGAGGATGTTCCTCCTCCGAAGAGTCGTGGTTCAACAGCCCGAAGCTATATAGGGAGTAATCGCTCTTCTTTGGGTTCAATGTCTCCTTCCAATATGGATGGATATGCCAAGACTCAATACAACAAAGTACCAAGTGAAGACTTTGAGCGTACTCCTCCTCAGAATCCAAATTTTCAACCACCAAAG TATGGCCACGCATGCAGGATGGGTGACATAACAGTGGTATAA